GCCGGtcaccggccggctcgacgtcGTGACGCTCGACCAGATGATGTCCCCGCGCTGCGGCGTCCAGGACGACCACGGCGCGTCCGTCTCGCCAGAGCACGGCGGCGCGGTCAGCCGGTTCACGTTCTTCAAGGGCAAGCCGCGGTGGACGCGGCGGTCGGACCCGGACCCGGTCGTGCTCACGTACGCCGTGTCGCCGACGGCCACCGTCGGCTACCTGCCGGACGACGACGTGAGGGCCGTGTTCCGGCGCGCGTTCGAGCGGTGGGCGCGGGTCATCCCCGTGGCGTTCGTCGAGACGGACGACTACGACGAGGCCGACATCAAGGTGGGGTTCTACGGGGGCAGCCACGGCGACGGGGTGCCCTTCGACGGGCCGCTCGGCGTGCTCGGCCACGCCTTCTCCCCCAAGAACGGGCGGCTCCACCTCGACGCCGCCGAGCGGTGGGCGGTGGACTTCGCCGGCGAAACAAAAGCCTCGGCGGCCATCGACCTCGAGTCCGTGGCGACTCACGAGATCGGCCACGTCCTCGGGCTCGGACACTCGACTTCGCCGCAGGCCGTCATGTACCCGAGCATCAAgccgctggagaagaaggccgacCTCACCGTCGACGACGTCGAAGGCGTGCAGCTGCTGTACGGGTCCAACCCGGATTTCAAGCTCAGCTCCCTCTACGACGCGACGGACACCTCCGGCTCGCCGGCGGGGAGCAGTTGGGCTGCTTCCTCTGCTAGGTTAGTTATTTGTGCGGTCCTGGTCATACTCGTGACGCACTTGTAGATAGACAAAGACATCGTTTTTATAGGCAAAAGATCAGATACAGAAAAAACAAGTGTTGGGTAGTTTGATTCTATCTATTAGATAGAAGAGAAAGAAGTGTTTCTCTTCTTGCATAGACAGTCAAAAGACGACAGCATGATGTAACTGTACATAATATATTCACCAAAAATTTGAAACTCTCTACTGTTTGACTTGAGGATTATGATTAGTAACAGCGACAAACTTTCACTACAGAGAACTGACATTACATCATATGTTTCTACCGTGACACTTCACTCTGTAGTGGCAAACCGCTTTCAGCTCCAGCTTCTTTTGCCCCAGCGGTCCCCTCTGCGACAGCCTTTGACATCGCAAACAATTTCTTGACAGTGTTTGTTAAGCATGTCCTGTGTTCGCCCATGGAGGCATGAATAAACTCATGGAAGTGATCCCTCAGTTGCGTGACAAACGAGGTGCCGGAGTTCTTCTTTCGGCACGAAGTTGAGGTGGGCTTCACAGGAGGAGATGAAGATGGCTGGGGGACTTCAGACTTGATACCGCCAGACATTGTGGATGATACTGCATATGTTTGAAAGTGAAGTGAGAAAAATGGACAAAAGTCTTCAATTCAATCCATCATGATGAGCACTAACAGAAAAATAGTAGCCCCccttaaaaaagaaaagaaaaatagcaGCCTATTTGAAAAAAAAAAACTAATTTTACATTTGAGTTTCACAGAGAATGTGTACAACAAAAGAAATCAATCATCTTTTTCAATGTATATACTAGTCAATGGTAAAAATGATGAACCCAAATCCTAAGCATTAGAATACTTCCAGCTACTATAAACAAAAAAAATGCATATAACCTCTAATAAAACACCACATGATTCCAGTtttacatgtactccctccgtccgaaaatacttgtcatcaaaatggataaaaagggatgtatctagaactaaaatacatctagattcatctccttttattcattttgatgacaagtatttccggacggaaggGGTATGAAGGGACAGGCACCAATATTGTAGCCTACAGAGCAACATGTGATTTCCTGGACTAATTGTGTGTGtgtatgcttcaaaagataagccACCATGTGCTAGCATAAGGTTGTTTCAGGAAGGGGGCATGATATAATTATACAGAGAGAAGACTCTCCACTCAGCAATTGCACACCAGTTTTGTAAAACAAATCTAGACAGTACAAACTTCCTAACAAACTAGCAGGCAATCCACAATCAAATACTGGTAATCTAAAGACATAAACACCAAAGCACAAGCACAAACATCAGTTAAGGTGGAACATACTGCTCAGAAGATACATTTCTTATCTTGCTGATTGCTTCACTAACAGGTGAACCAATATGTACACCGACAGGAGTACATTAAGGTGACCGCCGATTATTGGTTGCAATAAAAAAAGAAGCATCAAAGTGCAACACATATATGCACAATGGTTCTTAATTCCTAAAGACCCTAAACAAAATTGCCACCAAACAAAAACATGCAAGTGCAATTGcgtgatttgatgtatcgaagaaGGAAGCATGTGAAAGAGGAATTCCTCCAATTGACACAACTAATAAACAAGTTAACGCAGGTGAGCTTATTGACCATTCACACAAAGAATGCTGCCATGGTGGCTCAAGTGTATAGCTGGCTAATTAGCCACCGAGCCTAGACTGGCTTCAGACCGCGTTAACATGAGAAGGGTTGCATAATTCCTTGTAATCGGAGATTACTCTGCACTTGGCAATGGCAGGTCAATTCTATAAACTGAATTTTACACTTCCCAGTACTATACATTGGACAGCTGACTGTCTCACTAACTCCTTATACATAGAGGCGTTAAAAAAAACTTGTACACAGAATACAAATTAAGAGAACCATGTCAAGGTAAACACCTAATAAATGTCAGCCAAAAGTACTTCCAAAATTTAGCTTATTTTGCAGCAGTATTAGAAATTTAACTTCGTTGTGAGGAAACTAGAGTTTTAGCTCATCAATGTGTGAGTTGATGAATCAAAGAAGGAATCGCGTAGAAGAGTCATTCCTCCAATTGACACAACAAATCGAGTAAATGTAGGTGAGCTAACTGACCATTCACACACAGATTGCTGCCACGCATGGTGGCTGCAGTGTGTGACTGGCTAATTAGCCACCGAGCCGAGGAATGCAAGAATCGGACCACATTACCACAAGAAGGTTCAAATGGGAAAAAATAGCAAATCACATTGCCACTATTGTGTGGATTTTAGAGCCCGATGAACTCCGCAAATTTGACTCCCTACATCATCGATTGGAGAGGCTCACCATAAAATTATCTATTTCTCTGATTTCCTCAAATCCCACTCTCTAATTCCACCAACTTATACTTTATTAAAAATTTTGTAGCTAGCAGACATGTCCAGCAACTGTATTTTTGAACGGTTATATCTTCAAAAATCATATATCTACCCAATTCGACATTACTTTTCTCCATAATTAAAACAAAACATTCTTATTATTGAGCACACGCAGGGCAGTAGCTAGCAAGCGTCAGCAGCAGATAGGAAGACGCAGGTAGCAAATAAGCGGCACATTGCAAATCAACCAGCAATCGCTAGCAAGCAGAAACACATAGCAATCAACCAGCAGCAGGAGCAAAAACATCTTCATTCTCTCAACGCCACTAAAAACTGAAGTACTGAACAAAGCGCCGCCACAGCAACACACTACCGTCGCTCTCGGTGCTCCCCACCGTCCTCACCCCGGCGGCGCGGATCTGGGTTGCGGGGCAGAGTGGAGGGAGACGGCAAGGCGGCGCAGTAGCAGGTCGGCAAGGTTAAGGACACGGGGAGGAGCACGCCCACGCTGCAGCGACGAGAAGGGGGCAGGTGGGCGATGCCGAGCGCCCCTCGACTCGACAGAGGGCGGTCTTCAGACTTGCTTTCACAAATTTAGGTTTACCGCGACTCCACCGCGAAGAAGAAAGAGCGGAGCGGAGAGGGTACCTttggtggcgtcgacggcgaccGCGATCAATACGTCGAGACCAGATGCGAGGTTGAAGAAGAATAGTTTTGGGTTTGCGACGGTGCTAGGGTTCccttattttgttttctttttatataGGGTTCAATTCAGTTATTCTTTGAGCCGACTAGTGTAATCTGGGAGGGCAGACTGACTATTCCAGACGGGCGGTAGCTCTCCTATGCCGCGCTCCGCGGTAGGCCTCCCGCAAATGGAGCGCCCCCACAGGGCCGGCCCATCGCGTGATGTAGCGGCAGGCTACTGTAGCAACCTTTTTTATATTTCCAGAAAAAGCAACCTTTTTTGGTTTCATAAAAAAACATGAAATTACTTATTTAAAAATACGaacattttataaaaaatattattaTTTAAGACATGTACATTTTCCAAAAGACAACATTTTCTGAAAACCTGATTTAAAAAAATGATAACAGTTTAAAAATTGTGAAaatctgaaaaattctgaaaaatatgaACATTTCTAAATTTTGAACGTGTTTTAAAATTGGGAACAATTactgaaaacatgaacattttttaaaattcattaaAAAATCTAGTTTATAAAGCACTTTAAAaaccaaacatttttcaaattctaaACCTTTCTGAATGCAGGAACAtcttttgaatatgtgaacaactTTAAAAAACTGGCTACATCTTGAATTTTTTAACAAAtgtttgaaaacatgaacatgttTTTAATAAACCCAGACAATtttgaaattaaaaaaataaaattctGAAAATGATAATCAAAAAGAGACTttaaaactactccctctgtaccaaAATACCTGTAGTTAGGGGAACTTGTACTAGTTTCCTCCAACTACAATTATTTCTGTACAGAGGGAGTAAAAAACTAAGAAATCTTAAAACAAACATCAGGAAAAAAGAGTACAACAATAATTACTAAAACTAAAACGAACCTTCCGGAAAGTTTCCGGAACCGGGCAACTAAATGGGTAGGCCTAACTGGCTGGCTTTTGTGGGGAAATATCTGGTGCATCGAGTGCTTGTGGTGCTATCGGTTCACCGACCTCCGTAACACATTTTAAAATGTGAAAAAATAGTTGAACACATTCACACAACATCAATGCTTGTTGTcgcaaaaattcaaatcaaaattcaaaacattggtcaagatacaaaaatgacaaatctaacACCAAATAGTATGTAATGTAACTCGGCCTTTAGATTTGCCATTATCACATTTATGTCAAATTTATCATTTTTTTCAATCTTTTGAATTTTGATATGAAATTTTACGACAACAAACATTGATATTGTGTGAATGTGCTGATTTTTCCACATTTTGGGAATAATTTGAAATGTGCTAGCAGGTCcgatgcaccggtagcaccacaatcACCATTGCACATGATGTGTTCCCCACTTCTGTGAGAAGCCCCAATAATTTGACACAAAACGCATCACATAGGGATTTTCAGTATTTCCTATTTGCCGCACATTACAGCAAACAACTGCCGAGCAAAGCAAGTGGGCTGGCTCATTTTAGGGGTAAGCAGAGAGGGCCCTGCTTTCGGTTCTGGAAAATTCTATAACATTCTCGTTTTCCTATTGTTTCTTTTtttcggttttcgtcggttttttctttttcagaaaatgttctgaATTCTAAACATGACCTTGTTTTGTAAATAggttcacaattcaaaaaaattTAGGGTTGTTTGATAAATATTTGGGAATTCCAAACAAAGCTCCCATTTtcaaaaaacattaaaaaaatccTGTTTTTTGAACATTGTTTGGAATTTTAGAAAATATTCCTATTTCTCCAAAAAAAAATAGAAAGTTCAAAAAATGTCCATGTTTTCTGAAATGTTTTGGacattcaattttttttgaaattttcatgaaataTTCAAAATTTCAAAAGAACATTCCATTTTAAAAATTTATTCACAAATACAAAATATGTTCTCGTTCGAAAAAATGTTCCCCACAGTGGTGTTAGAGGGAAGCCCGAGTTGATATATGGAAACCTCGGTCTCTACAGCATCAAAACCAAGGCGCTACAGGCTAGCGCTCTATGTGGCAAATGGTATGGCCCAGGCGAGCGCCTTATGCGTGTTTGCTCGGTATTCTACCACATCGTGCGGCGTATAGTCACTCCCGCACTTTCCTGTGTCGCCCCGTTGGGAAGACGTCATTCACGTTGCAACTGTGAGGGCTGGCCCAAGAAGCTCGCGTACGTCGGTCGTTCAGCTTGCTCGGTCTGCTAGTGCTATATCTGCcaaatcctattcggcgccttaagcgccgaaTACAGGCCATTTGGTACAGGGCGCACACCCCCTGTACATTTGGTTTTATAGCGGGCCGGCCCATCTTGCTTTCCTGTTTCTTAAAAATTCCCCAAAAAAGGTGCGGCAGCCACAACTCGAACCACGCCCGTTCGTTTAGGTAGCCATCACACCAACCAGTTGAACCAGATAACCACATGTGCTATTGtcgttctttttattttatttatatataAACGCAGAAAAGGCAGTTGTTTTCCCTGTTTCATTTTCtatctttgttttttttctctttcttattAAAATGAGTGAACTTTTTTAAAGGTGACCAAATTTTCGGAAAATCGGTGCACTTTTTTCAAGTtcaatgaacttttctcaaatttgatgaacttttttaaaaacacgatgaacctttttttcaaattgatgaactttttctcaatgttgatgaactttttttgatctCGATGAACTTTTATTGAAAAttgttgaatttttttttaaatcggtgaacttttttttaacatcggtgaatttttttcaaagtcgatgaactttttttgaaaaccgatgaactttttcggTTTTATGAAACTTTGAATCGGTGAACgtttttgaatacatgaacttttttttttctaattcgcgattttttttaaatatgtggacattcaaattttgttcatatttCTTTTCAAAAGAAATCCCGTTTTTCTAAAAAGCGCGTCTAAAGTTAGTTCTTAGAGGTTTCGTGTTGCAATGTATCAATAAGAGCTTAATAGGTCTATGGTTGGCCACCAAGCTTTGGAGCTAACTGGCGCAGGATCGAATCCTATCAAGATTAGTTTCTCGGGTAGTTTTTCTGCGCATTAATACATTTTTTGCACTGCCTTGCATTCTCATGGGCCCACTAGCGTGGTGCAGTGGGCGCCAGTTGCGTCAAAGGGCGCATAAGGCGCTGGGGAGAAGCTCAAGCGTTTGTTCTGATGGGCTGGCACAATATCGTTGGTTTTGGAAGATCTTACATAAAGTGCCTACCTCCTCTAAAAACGTGCAGTGTCTACGAGACAGGTTTTCGAACCTTTGGTCATTTCAGGAAGGTTGTGATTTTTTTTGTTGTGCATTCCTTTAATGATTTTATTACTTCCTTCCAgtttttatatttttgttttccTATTTTTAAAATATATTTAATTTTTTAGTACAGGTTGCACACTTTTATGGATAGATTAAACATTTTTTACATACACGCTAAAATACTTTTGGAAATACATCTTCAACACTTTTCTGTTGAACATCTCTTAAATGCACATTTTTAGTACATGTCGAACATTTTCTAAACccaatatttgaaaaaaaaacgaATGAACATTTTCAAACAAGTAAATATTTTTTATGTGGTATGAACACTTTTTGAAATAAATGGTGAACAGTTTAAAAGCACACGCTAAACATCCTTTAAATACATGGTGGACAATTATTAAATACACAATGATCATTATTGTGAACAGACGATGAACATTGGTAAAATGTTGTGAATATTTGTTTTAAATGCCATGTAATTTTTTAATGGTACAAACACTGTTTCAATGTCATGAACCATTTTTTAAAACAAGTCAAAAAAATTTGGATGGCATGAACATTTTATAAACTTTATGAACATTACTGAAACATGTTGTCAACCGACGGAAACATGAGAAAACCaacatttttttttagaaaaggaggatgacccccggcctctgcatctgggcgatgcatatggtcactttattaattattctcacaagaccttacaaagtaatacaacagtaagactaaagccgccgtctaatcATTTCTATCCcgctgatgaaggggcgcagatagcctgggcctaataccaaacagacatcgcagccaaacctaacatctaagacctgagaacccatccaggacgcctgccaggCATGGGTCTCACCGGTCCGGCGTGCACTCAGATGCCGCctccgccaactgccaccgctccatcttcagaactgtcctgatgcatcaaccttgctcagTCTAGCtaacgtcgacgccaccacggcgccaaacgacacctcctccctgcgcgcaaacagctgaacacgtcgcggtcgccactgatacacctcagcgccatgctgccaagtatcaccagccgacacagcttgaagtccttggaagatctgtcgtgcgtagcacctgccgaccaggcatgacaaggcgtagcacctgtcggtcaggcatgacttgacatcaccaccgaagctccgtgcaagatgaagccgctccacctcctgcctctgacctCCAGCGCTGCTCCGCAAACGATGCTCCCaggagagaaacgacaccgcagtgccgccgtCGTCCGacctggaacaccagatcctagggtttcccccggagcagcacgagtgggtcgacaatagttacacgacgatgccttcatcaaggtaacggcgagaacgccgccatcgcctgccattggctcggttttcaccggcaaccatgtctcccctactcgcagccgggacaagatgatggatctcgagatccgatcaccaagcctctggccggccatctcgggaagaagatgaccaccacgtcCAGCAGTGTCACCACGCCTGGCacgcgtcgccgccggcacccccATGGTGCCTAGAGGCCGACAAGCCCCGACGATTCCCCTCCAGCCGCCATGGCCCAGACCCCGGCACCcccagatccagatcggatcggggtccAGGGCCCCAAGCCGTAACCGCCGCAGAGGCAGCACCACTGGACGATGCCAAGCCCTCCAGCCCGCCGCCGAGTCATCGCCGGAGCTTCGCCGCGCCACGCCGCCAAGCCACCGCCGGGATACCTCGAGCCGCCACTAGAGAAGCCGCAGCCGCAGCGCGTTGGAGAGGGCTCAAGCCGCAGTAGCCCCGCCGCCAGGCAGGGACGCCGCCACCCAGCACGCCCTCCGCCGCGCCGCTAGGCCCCGCCCAGCCCAGCGCCGTCCCGCGCCGCGCCGTCCCGCGCCGGACGCCAACCGCGAGGAGGGGcaagatccccgccgccaccaacGCCGGTCGGTCAAAACCCAGAAAAAATCACGAAACTAAATCAGCACTATATTACACACTATAGTGGGCCGGCCCAAGGAATTCCTGTAGGCCAGAGTGCAGTACGGGTCGCTACAGCGGAATTGCATAGGAGCACTCGGCGCTGACGCTCATCAAAATCCTGACCATGCGGGCGTCTTGGGATCCGCACACACTAAAGTAGCCTCAATGTATTTAATACTTTTTTTCAGATCGTATGAGCTTTCCACTGTTTCGTATATGAAAAGTGAGGTCCACGCGCTTCTATCCCCGGAGATCAAAGTGTTTGTCCTTACCACAATGATTGAACTCAACTACCAACGCCCAACCACCTCATTCatgtttgtgacgcccccgatttaatcatacacgcaaacgtgtacgatcaagatcagggacttacgggaagatatcacaacacaactctaaaaataaaataagtcatacaagcatcataatacaagccaggggcctcgagggctcgaatacaagtgctcgataatagacgagtcagcggaagcaacgatatctgagtacagacataagttaaacaagttgccataagatggctagcacaaactgggatacagatcgaaagaggcgtaggcctcatgcttgggatcctcctaaactactcctggtcgtcatcagcggcctgcacgtagtagtagacacctccggtgtagtaggagtcgtcgtcgacggtgacgtctggctcctgggctcgagcatctagttgcgacaaccaggaagaaaggaaaaggggaaaagggggagcaaagcaaccgtgagtactcatccaaagtactcgcaagcaaggatctacactacatatgcatgggtatatgtgtaaaggggccatatcggtggaccgaactgcagaatgccagaataagagggggatagctagtcctgtcgaagactacgcttctggcagcctccaccttgcagcatgtagaagagagtagatggtaagttcaccaagtagcatcgcatagcataatcctacccggcgatcctctcctcgtcgccctgtgtgagagagatcactgggttatatctggcacttggaagggtgtgttttattaagtatccggttctagttgtcataaggtcaaggt
This DNA window, taken from Triticum aestivum cultivar Chinese Spring chromosome 1D, IWGSC CS RefSeq v2.1, whole genome shotgun sequence, encodes the following:
- the LOC123181704 gene encoding metalloendoproteinase 1-MMP; translation: MTQSSIYCVTEKGTRGDDDGAATESAGGQPKTHRLPYPNLFVLFCFVSCIRFFAARRPVTRITASACARLALMVPCRPARAAACLPLVLILCLLSCAAARPAPAPAPVHGRHHGQGWHSFKRLLDAQRGTRVTGLGDLKRYLAMFGYMPKHAGPEHGGDPTDAFDEHLEAAVKRYQSRLSLPVTGRLDVVTLDQMMSPRCGVQDDHGASVSPEHGGAVSRFTFFKGKPRWTRRSDPDPVVLTYAVSPTATVGYLPDDDVRAVFRRAFERWARVIPVAFVETDDYDEADIKVGFYGGSHGDGVPFDGPLGVLGHAFSPKNGRLHLDAAERWAVDFAGETKASAAIDLESVATHEIGHVLGLGHSTSPQAVMYPSIKPLEKKADLTVDDVEGVQLLYGSNPDFKLSSLYDATDTSGSPAGSSWAASSARLVICAVLVILVTHL